Proteins from a genomic interval of Polyodon spathula isolate WHYD16114869_AA chromosome 1, ASM1765450v1, whole genome shotgun sequence:
- the etfdh gene encoding electron transfer flavoprotein-ubiquinone oxidoreductase, mitochondrial: MFPACKFTLQARRCLCSLKALQKERLPSLFCATRWTSSSSTTPRITSHYTIYPRDKDPRWEGMNMERFADEADVVIVGAGPAGLSAAIRLKQLANEQGKELRVCVVEKASQIGAHTLSGACIEPSPLQELFPDWKERGAPLHTPVTEDKFGILTERYRIPVPILPGLPMNNHGNYIVRLGHLVSWLGEQAEELGVELYPGYAAAEVLFHEDGSVKGIATNDLGISKDGSPKDTFERGMELHAKVTIFGEGCHGHLAKQLYKHFNLRQHCEPQTYAIGLKEVWVIDEKKWKPGRVEHTVGWPLDRHSYGGSFLYHLNEGEPLVALGFVVGLDYQNPYMNPFREFQRWKHHPTVLPTLEGGKRIAYGARALNEGGFQSLPKLTFPGGLLVGCSPGFMNVPKIKGTHSAMKSGMMAAESVFSKLTNENLQSETKGLCVPEYEENLKNSWVWKELYSVRNIRPSCHGLFGVYGGMVYTGIFYWIFRGKEPWTLKHKGLDSDQLKPAKDCMPIEYPKPDGKISFDLLSSVALSGTNHEHDQPPHLTLKNDDIPVNNNLAIYDGPEQRFCPAGVYEYVPKETGDGMRLQINAQNCVHCKTCDIKDPSQNINWVVPEGGGGPAYNGM, translated from the exons CACGTCGGTGTCTGTGTTCTCTGAAGGCACTTCAGAAGGAACGCCTTCCATCCCTGTTTTGTGCTACAAGATGgacctcttcctcctccacaACACCTCGCATCACTTCACACTACACAATTTATCCACGGGACAAGGACCCACGATGGGAAG GGATGAACATGGAGAGATTTGCGGATGAAGCTGATGTAGTTATAGTGGGAGCAGGTCCAGCTGGCCTGTCGGCTGCCATCCGTCTCAAACAGTTGGCCAATGAGCAGGGGAAAGAGcttcgtgtgtgtgtggtggagaaGGCCTCTCAGATTGGAGCCCACACCCTGTCAGGAGCCTGTATTGAGCCTAGTCCACTGCAGGAGCTCTTCCCAGACTGGAAGGAAAGAGGG GCTCCCCTTCATACTCCTGTGACAGAAGATAAGTTTGGCATTTTAACAGAAAGGTACAGAATCCCTGTGCCGATATTACCAG GTCTCCCAATGAACAATCATGGGAACTACATAGTGCGTCTAGGCCATTTGGTCAGTTGGTTAGGAGAGCAAGCAGAAGAACTTGGGGTGGAGCTCTATCCAGGGTATGCTGCTGCTGAG GTCTTATTCCATGAAGATGGCAGTGTAAAAGGGATTGCTACAAACGATCTTGGCATTAGTAAAGATGGGTCACCAAAG GACACATTTGAAAGAGGGATGGAGCTCCATGCCAAAGTAACAATATTTGGTGAGGGTTGCCACGGACATCTGGCAAAGCAGTTGTATAAACATTTCAACCTGAGGCAGCACTGTGAACCCCAGACGTATGCTATTGGACTGAAAGAG GTATGGGTTATTGATGAGAAGAAGTGGAAGCCTGGCAGAGTTGAACACACAGTGGGTTGGCCTCTTGACAGACACTCGTATGGAGGATCTTTCTTGTATCATTTAAATGAGGGGGAACCATTGGTGGCTCTTGGTTTTGTG GTTGGCTTGGATTACCAAAACCCATATATGAACCCATTCAGAGAATTTCAAAGGTGGAAACACCATCCAACTGTGTTGCCAACACTAGAAGGAGGAAAAAGAATTGCATACGGAGCTAGAGCACTAAATGAAGGTGGCTTCCAG TCCTTGCCCAAACTGACTTTCCCTGGTGGCTTGCTGGTTGGTTGCAGTCCTGGTTTCATGAACGTTCCAAAAATTAAAGGCACTCACAGTGCTATGAAGAGCGGGATGATGGCAGCAGAGAGTGTCTTCTCAAAGCTCACCAATGAGAATCTCCAGTCTGAGACAAAAG gactCTGTGTCCCTGAATATGAAGAAAATCTGAAAAACTCCTGGGTGTGGAAGGAGCTGTACTCTGTGAGGAATATCAGACCTTCCTGTCATGGGTTATTTGGAGTTTACGGTGGAATGGTTTACACTGGTATATTTTATTGGATATTCAGAGGAAAAGAGCCATGGACATTGAAACACAAAG GATTGGATTCTGATCAACTGAAACCTGCCAAAGATTGCATGCCAATCGAGTACCCAAAACCAGATGGGAAGATCAGCTTTGATCTCCTTTCCTCTGTGGCTCTGAGTGGAACGAACCATGAACACGACCAGCCCCCACACCTTACTTTGAAGAATGACGATATTCCTGTGAACAATAACCTTGCTATATATGATGGCCCAGAGCAACGGTTTTGTCCAGCTG GTGTGTATGAATATGTTCCTAAAGAAACAGGAGATGGTATGAGGCTACAGATCAATGCACAGAATTGTGTTCACTGCAAGACCTGCGACATTAAGGACCCAAGTCAGAACATCAACTGGGTGGTACCTGAAGGAGGTGGAGGCCCTGCTTACAATGGGATGTAA